From Trueperella pecoris, a single genomic window includes:
- a CDS encoding DUF1846 domain-containing protein, which produces MTHPVGFDRQKYIDMQSAHIRERREQIGGKLYLEMGGKLFDDHHASRVLPGFTPDNKIVMLEQLKDQIEILVCVNAKDIARQKKRADLQITYEEDVLRLVDVFRERGFLVENVVMTQLESDNRQAHLFLDRMERLGLKVAHHYTIPGYPTNTKMIVSDEGFGKNDYVETSRDLIVVTAPGPGSGKLATCLSQVYHEFKRGIPAGYAKFETFPIWNIPLEHPVNLAYEAATADLDDKNVIDPFHLSAYGKQVTSYNRDVDVFPLLRTLLEMMMGESPYKSPTDMGVNMAGMCIHDDDAVRAASRQEIVRRYYKALADEAANDLDPVQSDRIALIMAEAGITTEERRVVAPALAVEVATGEPGCAIELHDGTIIEGKTSPLLGCSAAMLLNALKHLAGIDPEIHLLSPESIEPIQTLKTAHLGSRNPRLHTDEVLIALSVSASTSEYARRALEELRNLEGCDVHTTTILGTVDDGIFRNLGILVTSEPRYQRKTLYRKK; this is translated from the coding sequence ATCACTCACCCCGTGGGTTTCGATCGCCAGAAATACATTGATATGCAGTCAGCGCATATTCGTGAGCGTCGCGAGCAGATTGGCGGCAAGCTTTACCTTGAAATGGGTGGCAAGCTCTTTGATGATCATCATGCTTCCCGCGTCCTGCCCGGTTTCACGCCGGATAACAAGATCGTGATGTTGGAGCAGCTCAAGGATCAGATTGAGATCCTGGTGTGTGTCAACGCGAAGGACATTGCGCGTCAGAAGAAGCGCGCTGATCTGCAAATCACGTATGAGGAGGATGTGCTCCGCCTCGTTGACGTCTTCCGCGAGCGCGGTTTCCTTGTGGAGAACGTGGTGATGACGCAGCTTGAGTCAGATAATCGGCAGGCTCACCTGTTCTTGGATCGTATGGAGCGCCTGGGTTTGAAGGTGGCCCATCATTACACGATTCCGGGTTACCCGACGAACACGAAGATGATCGTCTCGGACGAGGGCTTCGGCAAGAATGACTACGTGGAGACGAGCCGTGATCTGATTGTGGTGACGGCGCCGGGTCCGGGGTCGGGCAAGTTGGCCACGTGCCTGTCGCAGGTGTATCACGAGTTCAAGCGTGGCATTCCGGCGGGTTATGCGAAGTTTGAGACGTTCCCGATTTGGAATATTCCGCTCGAGCACCCTGTGAACCTGGCCTATGAGGCCGCAACCGCTGACCTTGATGACAAGAACGTCATTGACCCCTTTCACCTGTCCGCGTATGGCAAGCAGGTCACGTCGTACAACCGCGACGTCGACGTCTTCCCGCTTCTTCGCACCTTGCTTGAGATGATGATGGGTGAGTCGCCGTATAAGTCCCCCACCGATATGGGCGTGAACATGGCCGGCATGTGTATCCATGATGACGACGCCGTCCGGGCCGCCTCGCGTCAGGAGATCGTGCGTCGTTACTACAAGGCGCTCGCGGATGAGGCGGCGAACGATCTGGATCCGGTGCAGTCGGATCGTATTGCGCTGATCATGGCCGAGGCTGGGATTACCACCGAGGAGCGCCGCGTGGTGGCGCCGGCGTTGGCCGTCGAGGTGGCCACTGGTGAGCCGGGCTGTGCGATCGAGCTGCACGACGGCACGATCATCGAGGGCAAGACCTCCCCGCTGCTGGGCTGCTCGGCCGCGATGCTGCTCAACGCGCTCAAGCACCTGGCCGGCATTGACCCGGAGATTCATCTGCTTTCGCCGGAGTCGATCGAGCCGATCCAGACGCTGAAGACCGCCCACCTTGGTTCGCGCAACCCGCGCCTGCACACGGATGAGGTGCTGATTGCGCTGTCGGTGTCGGCGTCGACGTCGGAGTATGCCCGCCGCGCGCTCGAGGAGTTGCGCAACCTGGAGGGGTGCGACGTCCACACGACGACGATTCTCGGCACTGTCGATGACGGCATCTTCCGTAACCTCGGCATCCTCGTCACCTCTGAGCCACGTTACCAGCGCAAGACTCTCTACAGGAAGAAGTAA
- a CDS encoding HAD-IC family P-type ATPase, with product MSSHDAVTPASEPRPASEPRVLGLTSAEVDQRRADGRANELPPRTGKTVRQIVAQNVFTRINAILSVLFVMVLTTGSLINAAFGLLIVVNSGIGIIQELRAKRTLESLTIVGEEHPRVWRDGEIVEVTQEELVLDDVVRVGAGNQIVVDGVVKTSDYLSVDESNLTGESDAVRKAPGDAIMSGSFVVSGTGDYEVTKVGADSYAAKLAAEASRFSLARSELQAGINAILKYITWVLIPVGLLTIYSQVRGGVHDYRSVVLEITGALVPMVPEGLVLITSTAFALGVIRLGKRKCLVQELPAIEGLARVDVVCADKTGTLTENTLEFSQVELAEGGPESMERCEEILAQLMATDPDPNATARAILDRFPLTGPAWEVGTRAPFTSATKWSGATFVHDAVATSYVMGAPDVLGGEHPSAARAEEIGATGRRVIMLGHAAEAVDATGAPGVVTPLALVVFEQKIRPDAQATMDYFAQQGVEVKVISGDNAASVGAVTERLGVDQGTPVDARHIEDAAFAETIENNRVFGRVRPDQKQAMVKALQGGGHTVAMTGDGVNDVLALKDADIGVAMGSGSAATRAVAKIVLLDNRFATLPHVVAEGRRVIGNIERVANLFLTKTIYSAMLAILVILAAVPFPFMPIHVTITGWFTIGIPAFFLALPPNSNRARPNFVRRVLRFAVPAGVIVGASSFVTYMMVSGWNVPAQHVAQSTAALVALIIPSSWVLACIARPLSPWKLLLVVLPLIGYGVIFTWEVTQRIFMLDSSNAAMMWQAVLIGALAAALIEALWWVVRAGSADPTPLWKPEPFIDPKEKETA from the coding sequence ATGTCTTCTCATGACGCCGTCACCCCGGCTTCCGAACCCCGCCCGGCTTCCGAACCCCGCGTCCTCGGCCTGACCTCCGCGGAGGTTGACCAGCGCCGGGCCGACGGCCGCGCCAACGAGCTTCCCCCACGCACTGGTAAGACGGTGCGTCAGATTGTTGCCCAGAATGTTTTCACGCGGATCAACGCGATCCTGTCGGTTTTGTTCGTCATGGTGTTGACTACGGGTTCGCTGATCAATGCGGCGTTTGGCCTGCTCATCGTGGTGAACTCGGGCATTGGAATTATTCAGGAGTTGCGCGCTAAGCGCACGCTGGAGTCTTTGACGATTGTGGGCGAGGAGCATCCGCGCGTGTGGCGCGACGGCGAGATCGTCGAGGTCACCCAGGAGGAGCTGGTCCTTGACGACGTCGTGCGCGTGGGGGCCGGAAACCAGATTGTGGTGGACGGCGTCGTGAAGACGTCGGACTACTTGTCGGTGGATGAGTCGAACTTGACGGGCGAGTCGGACGCGGTGCGTAAGGCGCCGGGGGATGCGATCATGTCGGGCTCGTTCGTGGTCTCGGGTACGGGCGACTATGAGGTGACGAAGGTCGGCGCTGATTCGTATGCGGCGAAGCTGGCGGCGGAGGCTTCGCGCTTTTCGCTCGCCCGTTCTGAGCTGCAGGCCGGCATCAACGCGATCCTGAAGTACATCACGTGGGTGTTGATCCCGGTGGGCCTGCTGACGATTTATTCGCAGGTGCGTGGGGGCGTTCACGACTACCGCTCGGTGGTTCTTGAGATTACCGGCGCGTTGGTGCCGATGGTGCCAGAGGGGCTGGTGCTCATTACGTCTACGGCGTTTGCGTTGGGTGTGATTCGCCTGGGCAAGCGCAAGTGCCTGGTCCAGGAACTGCCGGCGATTGAGGGGCTGGCGCGCGTCGACGTCGTCTGCGCGGACAAGACCGGCACTCTCACCGAGAATACGCTGGAGTTTTCGCAGGTGGAGCTCGCGGAGGGCGGGCCGGAGTCGATGGAGCGTTGCGAGGAGATCCTCGCCCAGTTAATGGCCACCGACCCCGACCCCAACGCCACCGCCCGCGCCATCCTCGACCGCTTCCCGCTCACTGGCCCGGCTTGGGAGGTGGGTACGCGTGCGCCATTCACGTCTGCTACCAAGTGGTCGGGTGCCACCTTTGTTCACGACGCCGTCGCCACCAGTTATGTCATGGGTGCGCCCGACGTTTTGGGTGGGGAGCATCCGAGTGCGGCGCGCGCCGAGGAGATCGGCGCGACGGGTCGCCGTGTCATCATGTTGGGTCACGCGGCGGAGGCGGTGGACGCAACTGGCGCGCCCGGCGTCGTGACCCCGCTGGCGCTTGTGGTGTTTGAGCAGAAGATCCGCCCGGATGCCCAGGCGACGATGGACTACTTCGCCCAGCAGGGCGTTGAGGTCAAGGTGATTTCGGGTGATAATGCGGCGTCGGTGGGTGCGGTGACCGAGCGCCTTGGGGTGGATCAGGGCACGCCTGTTGATGCCCGCCACATTGAGGATGCCGCCTTTGCCGAGACGATCGAAAACAACCGGGTCTTCGGGCGTGTGCGTCCCGACCAGAAGCAGGCCATGGTCAAGGCCTTGCAAGGCGGCGGGCACACCGTGGCGATGACGGGCGACGGCGTCAACGACGTGCTCGCCCTCAAGGACGCCGACATCGGTGTGGCGATGGGGTCTGGCTCGGCTGCTACTCGTGCGGTGGCCAAGATCGTGTTGCTTGATAACCGTTTTGCGACCCTGCCGCATGTTGTGGCTGAGGGGCGCCGCGTAATCGGCAACATCGAGCGCGTGGCTAATCTGTTCCTCACGAAGACGATTTATTCCGCGATGCTTGCGATCCTTGTGATTCTTGCGGCGGTGCCCTTCCCCTTCATGCCGATCCATGTGACGATCACGGGCTGGTTCACCATCGGCATTCCTGCCTTCTTCCTCGCCCTACCGCCGAATAGCAACCGGGCGCGGCCAAACTTCGTGCGGCGCGTGCTGAGGTTTGCGGTGCCAGCGGGCGTGATCGTGGGGGCGTCGTCGTTCGTGACGTACATGATGGTCTCCGGCTGGAACGTTCCGGCTCAGCATGTTGCGCAGTCGACGGCGGCGTTGGTCGCCCTCATTATCCCCTCCTCGTGGGTGCTGGCGTGCATCGCGCGCCCGCTCTCGCCGTGGAAACTCTTGCTGGTGGTGCTGCCGCTGATCGGGTACGGCGTGATCTTTACCTGGGAGGTGACGCAGCGGATCTTCATGCTGGACTCGTCGAATGCGGCGATGATGTGGCAGGCCGTGCTGATCGGTGCACTGGCAGCGGCGCTGATCGAGGCCCTATGGTGGGTCGTCCGGGCTGGCTCCGCCGACCCAACCCCGCTGTGGAAGCCCGAACCATTCATTGACCCCAAGGAGAAAGAGACCGCATGA
- a CDS encoding MoaD/ThiS family protein, protein MISLRFFAAAADAAGTDTATFDLPAGSTLDDLVALIVSSHVAAEGGTTPSAPGAAGAAGVVAPGVPGERLAHVLGLCSFLVNGKHAERSDVVPEGAAVDVLPPFAGG, encoded by the coding sequence ATGATCTCTCTTCGTTTCTTTGCCGCCGCGGCGGACGCTGCCGGCACTGACACCGCCACCTTTGACCTGCCCGCCGGCTCCACCCTCGACGACCTCGTCGCGCTCATCGTCTCGTCCCACGTCGCGGCAGAAGGTGGGACGACGCCGTCGGCGCCGGGTGCTGCGGGTGCCGCGGGTGTTGTGGCGCCGGGTGTGCCGGGCGAACGTCTCGCCCACGTGCTGGGGCTGTGCTCGTTCCTCGTCAATGGCAAGCATGCTGAGCGGTCGGACGTCGTGCCGGAGGGTGCCGCCGTCGACGTCCTTCCGCCGTTCGCGGGAGGGTGA
- a CDS encoding HesA/MoeB/ThiF family protein: MTGAIAPLVEPGPELTPAQRERFARHITRVEIGELGQRRLLGARVLMVGAGGLGSPALLYLAAAGVGTIGIVDSDRVDLTNLQRQVIHSTAAVGELKAESAARRLKELHPELEVVIVPERLTATNVDRIFAGWDLVVDGTDNLPTRYLISDAVTRLGIPQVWGALLGWQAQVSVFWSGPRAVAAGFPAPNGLSLRDLFPVEPPDGSLPTAVEVGLMGAVPGQAGAIMAAEAIKFITGSGTPLVGRVMFIDVLAGRTREIPFAPRGS; encoded by the coding sequence ATGACCGGCGCGATTGCCCCGCTCGTGGAGCCGGGCCCGGAGCTGACGCCGGCTCAGCGCGAGCGTTTTGCCCGCCACATCACGCGGGTGGAGATCGGCGAGCTAGGCCAGCGCCGCCTGCTCGGCGCGCGGGTGCTGATGGTGGGTGCGGGTGGCCTGGGGTCGCCGGCGTTGTTGTACTTGGCGGCGGCCGGCGTCGGGACGATTGGTATCGTCGATTCGGACCGCGTGGATCTGACGAATCTGCAGCGCCAGGTCATCCACTCGACGGCCGCAGTTGGCGAGTTGAAGGCCGAGTCGGCGGCACGGCGGCTGAAGGAGCTCCACCCGGAGCTCGAGGTGGTGATCGTGCCCGAGCGCCTGACCGCCACGAACGTTGACCGCATTTTCGCTGGTTGGGACCTTGTTGTGGACGGTACGGACAACCTGCCGACGCGCTACCTCATCTCCGACGCCGTCACCCGGCTGGGCATCCCCCAGGTGTGGGGAGCGCTGCTGGGGTGGCAGGCGCAGGTGTCGGTGTTTTGGTCGGGGCCGCGCGCGGTGGCGGCGGGTTTCCCGGCACCCAACGGGCTGAGTCTGCGCGATCTGTTCCCGGTCGAGCCGCCGGATGGTTCGTTGCCCACCGCCGTTGAGGTGGGCCTGATGGGCGCAGTTCCCGGCCAGGCCGGCGCAATCATGGCGGCGGAGGCGATCAAGTTCATCACGGGTTCGGGCACGCCACTGGTAGGGCGAGTCATGTTCATCGACGTTTTGGCTGGTCGCACCCGCGAAATCCCGTTCGCGCCGCGGGGTAGCTGA